In Sesamum indicum cultivar Zhongzhi No. 13 linkage group LG8, S_indicum_v1.0, whole genome shotgun sequence, the sequence CAAAGATTATGCTTTGACCTGGACAAGACAGAATTGCTCATATACTTTATGAAGCTCAATTTTGATGCCTGATTTATGTAATACTAGATATGATGGAGTTTCTTGGTATGATCTTTTCGCCGTTGATGATTGCATCTGAGTATGTTCATACTTCCTTAGCTTCAAGCGATGTAGGAGTATGAATGTATACgacaataatatttgtatgCCTTTTCATTGGATATGAAAGATTGCAGTATGAAATTAGAGATTTTGACTCGGTGGATTATGATTTCTGTGCGACATCAGATGATGATTTTAGAGATTTAGTTGACCAAGTACCAGGGGGATGCCGAATCACCATTGTATCCGATTCTTGTCACAGTGGTGGTCTAATTGATGAGGCCAAGGAGCAAATTGGAGAGAGCACGAAGGGAAATGAGGAAGATGAGCATGGATCTGGCGGTGGATTCATGAACTTCTTGCAGAAAAGAGTTGAAGATGCTGTTGAGTCCCACGGCTTCCGCATCCCTTCTGGAATGGGATTTGGGCGCGACCATAGCCAACACCAAGAAGATAAAGAACATGAAGACTTGGGAGGACATCATCAAGGGCAGGGCTACATGAAGAACAAATCTTTGCCACTCCCAACTCTTATTGAGATACTCCAGCAAAGGACTGGCAAGAACGATATAGACGTAGGCAATTTGAGGCCGACTCTATTTGATGTGTTCGGTGATGATGCCAGCCCCAAGGTTAAGAAATTTATGAAGGTGATCTTGACCAATCTTCAGGGCCAGGGCCAGGGCCAGGGAGCAGATGCAGGTGGTGGGTTCATGGGTATGGTGGGGGGCATGGCCATGCAGTTTTTGCAACAAAAGCTGGAAGAAACCAATGGGAGTTATGGAAAACCTGCCATGGAAACCCAAGTTGGAAGCAAAAAGGAAGTCTATGCTGGAGGCGCCAGCAGATCACTGCCAGATAGTGGCATTCTCATCAGCGGTTGCCAAACTGACCAAACGTCTGCCGATGCCAACCCACCAGGTGATGCTAGTCAAGCTTATGGTGCCCTAAGCAATGCAATTCAGATGATAATAGCAGAAACAAATGGTCGAGTCAGTAACCGAGATCTCGTGCTCAACGCCAGGGAAATATTGAAGAGACAAGGCTACACTCAGCGTCCCGGACTTTACTGCAGCGACAATCATGTTAAAGCTCCTTTTATTTGCTAGCATGATGGCCTTGATCATCATTTCCAACATATGCTTGCCTACCATGTGAAGAGTAATACTCTCTTGTTGGGAAGTTATTGTGATCATGATGGTGAATGATCTGCAGAGGTATTCGTGTGGTGAGCTTGTGTTATTTCTTAGTTTTATAAGAAGTTGATCATTGCTTGACGTTCACTAAATACTTGAACAGAAGTGGAATGCTGACATTGAACTGTGTAGTTTAGGTCGCAACTTGATCAGCAAGAACAAAGTGATTTGTATTCCAGCTATATTTTCtctgaaattttgatttatatcaATCTTTTCATATCAGTTagctctatatatacatatcttgTGGATAAAATTCATCCCGTCTACTTATTTAACAAAATgctttattcatattttaatgcaaTACTTTACCATTTATAAAACATACGGAATTTAAATTGATCGCATTGTTACAGAATTAATATGTCAATAGTGTAAGTTTTATCAgaccaaatgtatttttttaggaGATAAAGTATCTAAAGTGCAATACACCTATATTTAtacgaaaaattataatccaaaTTGGGATTGGCCGAACtcgaactaattatataacaagtataatataattaatttacaatttatgaAAAGTGATCACCGTTGtaacttataatttgatattgaaCTACCTATGAGTTTtgtataaaatcataattcggatctatatttttatttttatactttctTGGTATGTTggtttttgttcaattttaatgtttccatttatttgataaaactTTACATATGTTTtctaatatatgatttttttttttgttcttaaattaaataaattgttgcAAATTACATGTTTTCTCatgtctttttatttaatttttaattgtatacatatttttcattatattttttaaatgttttagaGATTTTTCTAACGAATTTAAAAGTTGGAGATGGTGAGAAGAAAATAGAGATTTAAGGAATAAGGGAAAGAATTCCCAAAACATATAAACCCTAG encodes:
- the LOC105168090 gene encoding metacaspase-5-like; protein product: MAKRAVLIGINYPGTNAELKGCINDVRRMHECLVERYGFHNDDITVLIDTDASYTEPTGRNIRAALDSLVRSAHPGDFLFVQYSGHGTRLPAETGEDDDTGYDECIVPSDMNLITDDDFRDLVDQVPGGCRITIVSDSCHSGGLIDEAKEQIGESTKGNEEDEHGSGGGFMNFLQKRVEDAVESHGFRIPSGMGFGRDHSQHQEDKEHEDLGGHHQGQGYMKNKSLPLPTLIEILQQRTGKNDIDVGNLRPTLFDVFGDDASPKVKKFMKVILTNLQGQGQGQGADAGGGFMGMVGGMAMQFLQQKLEETNGSYGKPAMETQVGSKKEVYAGGASRSLPDSGILISGCQTDQTSADANPPGDASQAYGALSNAIQMIIAETNGRVSNRDLVLNAREILKRQGYTQRPGLYCSDNHVKAPFIC